From Planococcus halocryophilus, the proteins below share one genomic window:
- the dctP gene encoding TRAP transporter substrate-binding protein DctP: MKSFKSRFSIAGLGVVFLLSGCGDTEGTTASSEDETITLRAATGLSAQHAWWEASMVPWMERVEELTEGQVQFESFTSGELVSVPDEAEALETGTVDVALVLPIYQPDQFPMAEVTMLPLNHSDTLIASKAWKKLLESEEELADGKTYSEMQFGDFKVFPISTTQEYSISTTGHEFNTVSDVEGTSLRTPSRIHEMYAAKTGINSVTMPAVEIFDSLSRGTFEGAFYSIADWTGYGFQDLFRYTLTGINFGHFNSFIGMSQERWEEMPENVQEAMIQANEEIFEPGAQEWINRAEKIIPENEANGGKFVDFADLDPAVQDHFNNGIEETWTDYAALLEENGLPGNDLIKMWRDLLIEEGGEVPESIMNLE; encoded by the coding sequence ATGAAATCATTCAAATCTCGTTTTTCAATTGCAGGTCTAGGTGTAGTCTTTCTACTGTCAGGTTGTGGTGATACTGAAGGAACAACTGCTTCTTCGGAAGATGAAACAATTACTTTGCGAGCAGCTACTGGACTAAGTGCACAGCACGCCTGGTGGGAAGCTTCAATGGTACCTTGGATGGAAAGAGTCGAAGAACTAACGGAAGGACAGGTACAGTTTGAATCTTTTACTAGTGGAGAGCTAGTATCTGTACCTGATGAGGCGGAAGCACTCGAAACCGGTACGGTTGATGTAGCACTTGTCTTACCGATTTATCAGCCGGACCAATTCCCGATGGCTGAAGTGACGATGCTACCACTAAACCATTCTGATACATTGATTGCTTCAAAAGCTTGGAAAAAACTTCTTGAAAGTGAAGAAGAACTAGCAGATGGCAAAACATATTCAGAAATGCAATTTGGGGATTTCAAAGTGTTTCCGATTTCGACTACCCAAGAATACTCCATTTCAACAACTGGTCATGAATTTAATACAGTGAGTGATGTAGAAGGAACTTCGCTGCGTACTCCTTCAAGAATTCATGAGATGTATGCCGCTAAAACAGGAATCAACAGTGTCACTATGCCAGCTGTAGAAATTTTTGACTCGTTAAGCCGAGGAACATTTGAAGGGGCATTTTATAGTATCGCCGACTGGACAGGCTATGGTTTTCAAGATTTGTTCCGTTATACCTTAACTGGTATCAACTTTGGACACTTTAATTCCTTTATCGGAATGAGCCAAGAGAGATGGGAAGAAATGCCTGAGAATGTTCAAGAAGCGATGATTCAGGCAAATGAAGAAATTTTTGAACCAGGTGCTCAGGAATGGATAAATCGAGCAGAGAAAATTATTCCTGAAAATGAAGCCAATGGTGGTAAGTTTGTTGATTTTGCTGATTTAGATCCAGCAGTTCAAGATCATTTTAACAATGGTATTGAAGAAACTTGGACAGATTACGCCGCATTGCTGGAGGAAAATGGCTTGCCAGGAAATGACCTTATTAAAATGTGGAGAGATCTTCTAATTGAAGAAGGTGGTGAAGTACCAGAGTCCATTATGAATCTGGAATAA
- a CDS encoding class I adenylate-forming enzyme family protein, producing the protein MEIQEISLFGRQGVKVFKERPQTIGDAVSESCKIYGEKLAVVTEEESLSYRQLEELATIIAANLQMRGIKKGDRVAAVVGNSCEFPLLVIACAKIGAVMVPINVKLAVEELQYIIGNSKPSILISEQEFEDKVKKASEGVSGVAPENLFIIGGENTYEELLNKESHYEQITVNEEDNLFIIYTSGTTGQPKGAVLSHINVIHSLMNFKLGFETDDTFNTLIAVPMFHVTGLIGQLLHMFYVGGTAYSIRRYQNEEYIKRIIDNKINFLFNVPTIFIMMSTSEEFQKHSFDFVKKVAFGGSPIYQQTFTMLRKAFPNAQLHNAYGATETSSPATLMPVAYPDSKVTSVGLPVKVGEIKIVNAEGKECRTGEAGELYIKGPMIVKEYWENPVANHSDFTEGYWHSGDLGTKDEDGFIYIRDRKKDMINRAGEKIFSIEVEDVLKAHPDVVEAAVIGEPDPIFGEKIKAFVVGPELDGRDFTALKEHCKKSLAKFKIPEEFELIDSLPRNASGKILKNTLKNIGGKTNA; encoded by the coding sequence ATGGAAATTCAAGAAATAAGCTTGTTTGGTCGCCAAGGAGTCAAGGTTTTTAAAGAACGTCCACAAACTATAGGAGATGCAGTCAGTGAAAGCTGTAAAATCTATGGAGAAAAACTGGCAGTTGTGACGGAAGAAGAATCTTTGAGTTATCGGCAACTAGAAGAGCTAGCCACGATTATTGCTGCCAACCTTCAAATGCGTGGAATTAAAAAAGGGGATCGTGTAGCGGCCGTAGTTGGCAATAGTTGTGAATTTCCTTTACTAGTTATAGCATGTGCAAAAATCGGTGCGGTTATGGTTCCCATTAACGTCAAATTAGCTGTGGAGGAACTTCAATATATTATTGGGAATTCCAAACCAAGTATTCTTATCAGCGAGCAAGAATTTGAAGATAAAGTGAAAAAAGCTAGCGAAGGTGTTTCAGGAGTTGCGCCCGAAAATCTATTTATTATTGGTGGTGAAAATACATATGAAGAGCTCCTGAATAAGGAAAGTCATTATGAGCAAATCACAGTCAACGAAGAAGATAATCTTTTTATCATTTACACTTCTGGTACTACTGGACAACCTAAGGGCGCAGTGTTGAGCCATATCAATGTTATTCATAGTTTAATGAATTTTAAACTGGGATTTGAAACAGATGATACATTTAACACACTTATTGCGGTACCGATGTTCCATGTTACCGGGCTAATTGGTCAACTATTACATATGTTTTATGTTGGCGGAACTGCCTATAGCATACGGCGTTATCAGAATGAAGAATATATCAAACGGATAATCGATAACAAGATTAATTTCCTGTTTAATGTACCGACCATTTTTATCATGATGTCCACCAGTGAAGAATTTCAGAAGCACTCGTTTGACTTTGTGAAAAAAGTGGCTTTTGGGGGTTCACCTATTTATCAGCAAACCTTTACGATGCTAAGAAAAGCATTCCCAAACGCACAATTGCATAATGCCTATGGCGCGACAGAAACAAGTTCTCCAGCCACGTTAATGCCAGTTGCATATCCTGATTCCAAGGTAACTTCAGTAGGACTCCCTGTAAAAGTGGGCGAAATTAAAATCGTTAACGCAGAAGGAAAGGAATGCCGAACTGGGGAAGCTGGGGAGCTTTATATTAAAGGACCAATGATTGTCAAAGAGTATTGGGAAAACCCAGTAGCCAATCATTCTGATTTTACAGAAGGGTACTGGCATTCAGGGGATCTTGGTACAAAGGATGAGGATGGATTTATCTATATACGAGACCGTAAGAAGGATATGATCAATCGCGCTGGTGAAAAGATTTTCTCGATTGAGGTAGAAGATGTATTAAAGGCACATCCTGATGTAGTAGAAGCTGCAGTAATTGGTGAACCAGATCCGATTTTCGGAGAAAAAATAAAAGCGTTTGTAGTGGGTCCAGAATTGGATGGACGCGATTTTACCGCTCTAAAAGAGCATTGTAAAAAGTCGCTTGCAAAATTTAAAATACCTGAAGAGTTTGAGTTAATCGATAGCCTACCAAGAAATGCATCCGGTAAAATTTTAAAAAATACGTTGAAAAACATTGGAGGAAAAACAAATGCTTAA
- a CDS encoding NADPH:quinone oxidoreductase family protein, with amino-acid sequence MKAWTVLRIGDPQEALELTEIENPEPKAGEVLVKVEAAALNFFDILQCQGKYQEKHDLPFTPGAEISGVVEKVGEGVNIQPGQRVLATPQLPTGGLAEWAVTKEEGVFPIPASLSYSEAAALFITYQTAYFALHRTARLQKGEVLLVHAGSGGVGSAAIQLGKAAGATVIATAGSDEKATICKKLGADQVINYRTEDFVAIVKEATGGKGANVIFDPVGGDTFDRSRKCIAFEGRLLVIGFAGGRIADAPTNHALIKNYSVVGVHFGLFRNLYPEEVMKAHYELMALYEKGAIRPMIYEEYSFNEVPNALDLLGDRKTYGKLVVKP; translated from the coding sequence ATGAAAGCTTGGACCGTACTCCGTATTGGAGACCCGCAGGAAGCTCTAGAACTTACGGAAATTGAAAATCCAGAACCAAAAGCAGGAGAAGTGCTCGTGAAAGTAGAAGCAGCTGCCTTGAATTTTTTCGATATCCTTCAATGCCAAGGGAAATACCAGGAAAAGCATGACCTACCCTTTACGCCAGGAGCTGAAATTTCAGGTGTTGTAGAAAAAGTCGGAGAAGGAGTAAATATTCAGCCAGGCCAGCGCGTCTTAGCAACACCGCAATTACCGACGGGTGGCCTTGCAGAATGGGCAGTGACGAAGGAAGAAGGGGTCTTCCCTATTCCCGCTTCACTTTCCTATAGCGAAGCAGCTGCATTGTTTATCACTTACCAGACTGCATATTTTGCTTTGCACCGGACAGCGCGTCTTCAAAAAGGGGAAGTTTTATTGGTGCATGCAGGTTCAGGAGGAGTTGGCTCTGCAGCAATTCAGCTTGGGAAAGCAGCGGGAGCCACGGTCATTGCCACAGCTGGTAGTGATGAAAAAGCCACAATTTGTAAGAAGCTCGGTGCTGATCAAGTTATAAACTATCGAACAGAAGATTTTGTTGCCATTGTTAAGGAAGCCACAGGAGGAAAAGGTGCAAATGTCATTTTTGATCCAGTTGGTGGTGACACTTTTGACCGTTCGCGAAAATGCATCGCTTTTGAAGGGCGATTGTTGGTCATTGGATTTGCAGGAGGGAGGATTGCGGATGCCCCAACCAATCACGCCTTGATAAAAAACTATTCTGTGGTTGGTGTCCATTTCGGTTTATTCCGCAATTTGTATCCAGAAGAAGTGATGAAAGCTCATTATGAATTGATGGCTTTATATGAAAAAGGCGCTATTCGTCCGATGATATATGAAGAATATTCATTTAACGAAGTTCCAAACGCATTGGATTTATTGGGGGATCGCAAAACTTACGGAAAGCTAGTCGTTAAACCTTAA
- a CDS encoding acyl-CoA dehydrogenase family protein: protein MLKELSPKAEELKGKLIKFMDEYVYPNEATVEKYLEEADDRWTIPPIIEELKDKAKEQGLWNLFIDHPEYGVGLSNYDYSHLCEIMGRSLIAPELFNCNAPDTGNMEVFVKYGTEEQKKQWLEPLLRGEIRSCFSMTEPAVASSDATNIQSSIVRDGDEYVINAKKWWTTGAMDPRCKIAIVMGKTDPNAEKHQQQSMILVPFDAPGVEIIRPLTVFGYDDAPQGHAEVHYTNVRVPVSNMLLGEGRGFEIAQGRLGPGRIHHCMRAIGAAERALDLLCKRADSREAFGSTLAEKDVIKEIIAESRIEIEQARLLTLHAAHKIDTEGAKAARKEIAMIKVAVPRVSLNVIDRAIQVFGGAGLTEDFPLAAHYANARTLRLVDGPDQVHLRDVGRLELREQLKEISHVK, encoded by the coding sequence ATGCTTAAAGAATTATCACCGAAGGCAGAAGAATTAAAAGGGAAACTAATAAAATTTATGGACGAATATGTGTATCCAAATGAAGCGACTGTCGAAAAATACTTAGAGGAAGCTGACGACCGTTGGACGATTCCGCCGATCATCGAAGAACTAAAGGACAAAGCAAAAGAACAAGGTTTATGGAATTTGTTTATAGACCATCCGGAATACGGAGTAGGCTTGTCGAATTACGACTACTCACATCTATGCGAAATCATGGGTCGTTCATTGATAGCACCAGAGTTGTTTAACTGCAACGCACCAGATACCGGAAACATGGAAGTATTCGTTAAGTACGGAACAGAAGAACAGAAAAAACAATGGCTCGAGCCATTATTACGTGGAGAAATTCGCTCTTGTTTTTCGATGACGGAACCTGCTGTTGCTTCTTCCGATGCTACTAATATCCAAAGTAGTATCGTTCGTGATGGAGATGAATACGTTATTAATGCAAAGAAATGGTGGACTACAGGGGCGATGGATCCGCGCTGTAAAATTGCAATTGTCATGGGGAAAACAGATCCGAATGCAGAGAAACATCAACAGCAATCGATGATTCTCGTGCCTTTTGATGCACCGGGAGTAGAAATCATCCGACCGCTTACAGTCTTTGGTTATGATGATGCCCCACAAGGACATGCAGAAGTTCATTACACGAATGTTCGAGTACCAGTATCCAATATGTTGCTAGGCGAAGGAAGAGGATTTGAAATCGCACAAGGTCGTTTAGGACCTGGTCGCATCCACCATTGTATGCGTGCAATTGGAGCTGCCGAAAGAGCGCTCGATTTATTATGTAAGCGAGCGGACAGTAGAGAAGCATTCGGTTCTACTTTGGCTGAAAAAGACGTTATTAAAGAAATTATTGCTGAAAGTCGAATTGAAATTGAGCAGGCCCGTCTTTTAACTTTACATGCAGCACATAAGATTGATACGGAAGGCGCAAAAGCTGCGCGTAAAGAAATCGCCATGATTAAAGTAGCGGTACCGCGCGTTTCACTAAATGTTATCGATCGCGCTATCCAAGTATTTGGTGGAGCTGGATTAACAGAAGATTTCCCATTAGCAGCACATTATGCGAACGCCCGCACGCTTCGTTTAGTTGATGGACCGGACCAAGTCCATTTGCGTGATGTAGGTCGTCTTGAACTACGTGAACAATTAAAAGAAATTTCACATGTGAAATAA
- a CDS encoding YebC/PmpR family DNA-binding transcriptional regulator, with the protein MGRKWNNIKEKKASKDANTSRIYAKFGREIYVAAKQGEPDPESNQALKVVLERAKTYSIPRAIIDRAVEKAKGGSEESYDELRYEGFGPNGSMVIVDTLTNNVNRTASDVRAAFGKNGGNMGVSGSVAYMFDHTAVFGVEGKTADEVLELMMESDIDVRDIMEEEDGVIVYAEPDQYHLVQEAFKTAGITEFTVAELTMLAQNELPLPEDAQAQFEKMIDAIEDLEDVQQVYHNVDLEG; encoded by the coding sequence ATGGGACGCAAATGGAATAATATTAAAGAAAAGAAAGCATCTAAAGATGCCAATACAAGTCGAATTTATGCAAAATTCGGCCGCGAAATATATGTAGCTGCTAAACAAGGTGAGCCAGATCCAGAATCTAACCAAGCCTTGAAAGTAGTATTAGAACGAGCAAAAACTTACAGTATTCCACGTGCAATTATTGACCGTGCAGTTGAAAAAGCTAAAGGTGGATCAGAAGAAAGCTATGATGAATTGCGTTATGAAGGTTTCGGTCCAAATGGCTCGATGGTGATCGTAGATACGCTAACGAACAACGTTAACCGTACAGCTTCAGATGTTCGTGCAGCATTTGGGAAAAATGGCGGCAACATGGGGGTCAGTGGATCGGTTGCTTATATGTTCGACCACACGGCTGTATTTGGTGTCGAAGGAAAAACAGCTGACGAAGTTCTCGAGTTGATGATGGAATCCGACATCGATGTTCGTGACATTATGGAAGAAGAAGACGGCGTAATCGTCTATGCAGAACCCGATCAATACCATTTAGTACAAGAAGCATTTAAAACTGCGGGGATTACAGAATTTACTGTAGCCGAGTTGACTATGCTTGCTCAAAACGAATTGCCATTGCCAGAAGATGCGCAAGCACAATTTGAAAAAATGATCGATGCGATTGAAGATTTAGAGGATGTACAACAGGTTTATCACAACGTAGATTTAGAAGGATAA